The Tenacibaculum jejuense genome includes a window with the following:
- a CDS encoding MltR family transcriptional regulator, producing the protein MNVLKNILENNLEEFINDLIPNEIPETLRESIIDYIKIRKELSNESDRGVALLSISIIEKLLEDLLKKRLLNEKKIIKDLFDGFGPLSSLSGKTKIAYSIGLIDKTIYDELNLVRSIRNKFAHSPEIIKFSDEEIVQKCNNLKLVIKYKELNSREKFINSTSRLNTLITIEIEKIQKIEPKEFDHESLIKSHLKTLKKLGID; encoded by the coding sequence ATGAACGTTTTAAAAAATATTTTAGAAAATAATTTAGAGGAGTTTATTAATGATTTAATACCAAATGAAATTCCAGAGACTCTAAGAGAATCAATAATCGATTATATAAAAATTAGAAAAGAATTAAGTAATGAGTCAGATAGAGGAGTTGCTTTATTATCCATCTCAATAATTGAAAAATTATTAGAAGATTTATTAAAAAAACGATTACTAAATGAAAAAAAAATAATAAAAGATTTATTTGATGGTTTTGGACCATTATCATCACTTTCAGGAAAAACTAAAATAGCATATTCAATAGGACTAATTGATAAAACCATTTATGATGAGTTAAATTTGGTAAGATCAATAAGAAATAAGTTTGCACATAGCCCAGAGATTATTAAATTTTCTGATGAGGAAATAGTTCAAAAATGTAATAATTTAAAATTAGTTATTAAATATAAAGAATTGAATTCAAGAGAAAAATTTATAAATTCAACTTCAAGATTAAATACATTAATTACAATTGAAATAGAAAAAATACAAAAAATTGAACCAAAAGAATTCGATCACGAATCATTAATTAAATCACATCTTAAAACTTTAAAGAAATTAGGAATAGATTAA